The sequence below is a genomic window from bacterium.
GCCGACCAGCGCCGACACCGACAGCGTCAGCCCCGCGAGTGGCAGCGCCACGATGCCGCCGATGGCGGCGAACGGGATGTTGAGCAGGATCAGCATGGCCAGGCGAGCGGAATCGAAGGCGCTGAAGAGGAGGAAGAAGATGACGAGCAGGGTGATCGGCACCACCACCGCCAGACGCCGCACCGCCCGCTGCTGGTTCTCGAAGGATCCGGTCCACTCGAGGTGATACCCGGGCGGAAGGCGCACGACCCTGTCGACCTCGCGCTGCGCCTCGGCGACCAGCGAGCCGAGGTCGCGGTCGCGCACCGACAGCTTGACGGCGATGCGCCGCTGGTTCTCCTCGCGGTAGATGTTGGCGTAGCCGGGCCGGATCTCGACCGATGCGACCGATCCGAGCGTCAGCCGCTCGCCGTTGGGGCCGAGGATCGGAATCTCTCGGATCGCCTCGACGCCCGAGACCGCCTGTGGCGCCAGCTTCACCGCCGCGTCGAAGGTGCGCTCGCCCTCGAGGATCTTGGTCGCCACCGCGCCGCCGAAGGCGGTCTCGATCACCGATTCGACGTCCGCCACGCTCAGGCCGAGGCGGGCGATCGCCGCGCGATCGATCGCGATCTGCACCTGCGGCAGCCCGGACAGGCGTTCGCGGCCGACGTCCTGCGCCCCGGCGACGCCCTGCAACACTCCGACCACCTGGTCGGCGAGCGACTCCAACGTCACGGGATCGCCGCCGAAGATCTTGATGCCGAGCTCGCCCTTGATGCCCGACACCGCTTCGTTGACGTTGTCCTCGATCACCTGGCTGAAGAGATAGTCGACGCCGGGAATGCGCCGCAGGCGCGCGTTCATGGCCGAGACGAGGCCGTCGCGCGTGCGCGCCGTCGTCCACTCCTCGCGCGGCCGCAGACTGACGTAGACCTCCCCCTGGTCGAACCCGTTCACATCCGTGCCATCGTCCGGTCGCCCCATCTGCGAGACGATGGTGCGCACCTCCGGGAACTCCGCGAGGCCGCGGCGCACCTCGCGCGCCAGCGCCGCCGCATCGGTCGGCGAGATCGACTCCGGCAGGATCACGTGGATCCAGAGCGCCCCCTCGTCGAGCTTCGGCAGGAACTCGGTGCCGAGAAAGTGCAGCACGGTGCCGCCGCCGGCGAGCGCGACGAGGGCGAGGCCGATGACCGCGGCACGCCGGCGCAGGGCCCATTCGAGCATCGGACGGTAGGCGCGTTCCAGCCAGCGGACGAGGACCGCCTCGCCCTCGGCGGGCTCGCGGCGCACGGCGAAGCTGGCGAGCACCGGCACGGCGGTCACCGCCAGCACCGTGCCGGCGAGGATGGCGAACGCCAGGGTCAGGGCCATCGGATGGAAGATCCGGCCCTCGACCCGCTCCATCGTGAACAGCGGCAGGAACGCGGCGAGCAGGATCGCCTTCGAGAACAGGATCGGCCGGCCCATGCGCGCCGTCGCCTCGACGATCAACTGCCGCAGCGAGGTGCGCGGCTCGTCGTTGTCGTCGCGCAAGCGCAGGAGGCGTTCGATCACCACCACGGCCGAGTCGACGATGATGCCGAAGTCGATGGCGCCCATGGAGATCAGGTTGGCCGGCACGCCGCGCAGGTCGAGGAGGAGGAAGGCGCCGAGCAGGGACAGCGGCACCGTCGACGCGACGACCAGCGCGGCGCGCAGGTTGCCGATGCCGAGGAACGCCACCAGGACCACCAGCACGAGGGCGATGCCCTCGAGCATGTTGTGGCGAACCGTGTGCAGGGTCCGTTCGATGAGCTCGGTGCGGTCGTAGTGCGGCACGATCCGCACGCCCGGCGGCAGGTCGCCGCGATTGATCGCCGCGACCTTTTCGCGGACCCGCTCCAGCACCGCGAGGGCGTTCTCGCCTTTGCGCAGGAGCACGATGCCCTGCACGATGTCGTCCTCGTCGACCGCATCGAACGCTCGTCCGGGCGCCGGCACGGTGAGGCCGACGCGGCCGAGGCGGAGTTGGTGGCCGATCGCCACCTCGCCCAGGTCGCCGACGCGAATCGGCGTGCCGTGGCGGGTGGCGACGGCGATCGCCTTCAGGTCGTTCAGGTCGCCCACCAGGCCGAGGCCGCGCACGACGTACATCTGTGGGCCCTGCTCGATGTAGGCGCCTCCGGCGTTGCGATTGCCCGCCTGCAGGGCGGCCAGCACGTCGGCGAGCGACACGTCATAGGCGCGCAGCTTCGCCGGGTCGACGATCACCTGGTACTGCTTCGTCGGCCCGCCGAAGCCGACGACGTCGACGACGCCGGGCACGGTGCGCAGCCGCCGCTCGACGACCCAGTCCTGGATCGCCTTGAGCTCGACCAACGGCATGTCCGGCGGCCCGACGAGGTGGTAGCGATAGATCTCGCCGACCGGCGTCGAATCGGGCGAGACGCTGGCCTCGGCCCCGGCCGGCAGGTCGACCGCCGCCAGTTGCTGGGCCACCTGGCTGCGGGCGCGGAAGCCATCGGCGTCGTCGTCGAAGACGATCGTCACCACCGACAGTCCGAACAGCGAGATCGAGCGCAGCGCCGCGCGCTTGGCGATGCTGTTGAGCTCGTTCTCGACCGGGACGGTGATGAAGCGCTCCACCTCCTCCGCGGCATGCCCGGGCCACAGGGTGATCACCTGGGCCTGGATGTTGGTGACGTCGGGATACGCTTCGACCGGCAGGTCGCGGAACGCGGCGATGCCGGCGACGACGAACGCCGCGAGGAGCGCCAGGACGATCGGCCGGTGGCGCAGCAGGGTGGAGACGAGAATCCGCATCAACCAGACGAGCCGGCGGTGAGGATCTGCTGCAGCAGCAACCCACCGCGGGTCACGATGCGCTCCCCCGGCGCCAGGCCTTCGAGCACCGGCATCCGGTCATTCGCCACCGGGCCGAGGCGCACGGGGGTGCGCACGAAGCGACCGGGCGCGCGCTCGACGAAGACGTAGTGCTGGTCGCCGTCGACGAACTGCGCGGTCACCGGGATCTCGGCGCCGACCGCCGGCGCGGGCTCGCTCGTCGTCACGTTGACGTACATCTCGGCTTTGAGCAGCCCGTCCGGGTTGTCGACGCTGCCGCGCGCCTTGACG
It includes:
- a CDS encoding efflux RND transporter permease subunit — protein: MRILVSTLLRHRPIVLALLAAFVVAGIAAFRDLPVEAYPDVTNIQAQVITLWPGHAAEEVERFITVPVENELNSIAKRAALRSISLFGLSVVTIVFDDDADGFRARSQVAQQLAAVDLPAGAEASVSPDSTPVGEIYRYHLVGPPDMPLVELKAIQDWVVERRLRTVPGVVDVVGFGGPTKQYQVIVDPAKLRAYDVSLADVLAALQAGNRNAGGAYIEQGPQMYVVRGLGLVGDLNDLKAIAVATRHGTPIRVGDLGEVAIGHQLRLGRVGLTVPAPGRAFDAVDEDDIVQGIVLLRKGENALAVLERVREKVAAINRGDLPPGVRIVPHYDRTELIERTLHTVRHNMLEGIALVLVVLVAFLGIGNLRAALVVASTVPLSLLGAFLLLDLRGVPANLISMGAIDFGIIVDSAVVVIERLLRLRDDNDEPRTSLRQLIVEATARMGRPILFSKAILLAAFLPLFTMERVEGRIFHPMALTLAFAILAGTVLAVTAVPVLASFAVRREPAEGEAVLVRWLERAYRPMLEWALRRRAAVIGLALVALAGGGTVLHFLGTEFLPKLDEGALWIHVILPESISPTDAAALAREVRRGLAEFPEVRTIVSQMGRPDDGTDVNGFDQGEVYVSLRPREEWTTARTRDGLVSAMNARLRRIPGVDYLFSQVIEDNVNEAVSGIKGELGIKIFGGDPVTLESLADQVVGVLQGVAGAQDVGRERLSGLPQVQIAIDRAAIARLGLSVADVESVIETAFGGAVATKILEGERTFDAAVKLAPQAVSGVEAIREIPILGPNGERLTLGSVASVEIRPGYANIYREENQRRIAVKLSVRDRDLGSLVAEAQREVDRVVRLPPGYHLEWTGSFENQQRAVRRLAVVVPITLLVIFFLLFSAFDSARLAMLILLNIPFAAIGGIVALPLAGLTLSVSALVGFIAVFGVSVQNGVLLIESIGARRERLPPQAAVHEGALSRMRQVTMTAAMAALGLLPAALSHAVGAETARPFAVVIIGGLVTATALTLFVLPVLYTLFDRAAEGHD